One window of Hydractinia symbiolongicarpus strain clone_291-10 chromosome 3, HSymV2.1, whole genome shotgun sequence genomic DNA carries:
- the LOC130635903 gene encoding sphingosine 1-phosphate receptor 1-like, producing MTRMSNRSVVLCLVEHYKNIPTILKNELTNFHYWIIVVSVIISISVTKVNGCFLFLVTAKKEFRNVVNYLYVLLSISDLLHGLSNSSLIFVLIRKRWYTRCQILTATVVIGYVLSLISVTMLFAITIQVYLAVHKPFVYRSATHRSRMHVILLFVCIILITVPVIIRYLIHDGWLFYKLFVCIFGSIIFCSTIICQYRIYRYLYSNRTSDESNNHKRALITAILVSTSLAICFLPNILIQIVTPLLKDQDVVYKYVNPCSWIMALLNGVFNPLIYCSRSKKVKKQVIKIFCSCKM from the coding sequence ATGACAAGAATGTCGAACCGCAGTGTTGTACTTTGTCTTGTGGAACATTACAAAAACATTCCGACTATTTTAAAGAACGAATTAACAAACTTTCATTATTGGATCATTGTTGTCTCTGTGATAATATCCATTTCGGTAACAAAGGTAAACGGCTGCTTTCTGTTCTTAGTTACTGCTAAGAAGGaattcagaaatgttgtcaattACCTCTACGTGCTGTTATCCATATCAGATTTGCTACATGGTCTATCCAATTCATcattgatttttgttttaatacggAAAAGATGGTATACAAGATGTCAAATTCTGACTGCGACAGTAGTTATAGGATACGTTTTGAGTTTGATATCTGTCACTATGCTATTTGCTATAACAATTCAAGTTTACTTAGCAGTGCATAAGCCGTTTGTTTACAGGTCAGCAACACACAGATCACGTATGCACGTCATATTATTGTTTGTATGTATTATTCTAATCACCGTGCCTGTTATTATAAGGTATCTTATTCATGATGGTTGGTTATTTTACAAACTGTTCGTTTGTATATTTGGATCAATAATATTTTGCAGCACAATCATATGCCAATATCGGATATATCGTTATTTATATAGTAACCGTACTAGCGACGAAAGCAATAATCATAAGCGTGCATTGATAACTGCCATCTTAGTGTCTACATCTTTGGCCATATGCTTTCTACCTAACATACTCATACAAATTGTAACACCCCTTTTGAAAGATCAAGATGTTGTCTACAAGTATGTTAATCCATGCTCTTGGATAATGGCTTTACTAAATGGTGTGTTTAACCCACTCATATACTGTTCAAGATCAAAGAAAGTAAAGAAAcaagtgataaaaatattttgcagttgtaaaatgtaa
- the LOC130635902 gene encoding uncharacterized protein LOC130635902: MENNLSRNSIICKGQKILSGKGVETNLLAFNAMAAIFSFIMIVTNGMFLFVYIARPILRCKVKILYLMLCLSDFVYGLFAFSLACILTSNKLDKQCHIMDLFISCGFLFTTLGVLSIGAIILETYLAVVKPFTHANRRDNKTVAKILTVAWIASIFLVTTLKLWLGQLWNIYSITLWIFMILLLCFIIFVQTKIYLCVKRSSMLRSRDRYAVITTFMLTLTYVLSFVPVSILGIYSKFSSHKGVLESYVLPWAYIMIGINCITDPVICTMRTPALREKVVELFNHPGNARTNPQIEH; the protein is encoded by the coding sequence ATGGAAAATAATCTGTCAAGGAATTCTATTATATGCAAAGGTCAAAAGATTCTTTCTGGAAAAGGAGTGGAAACAAACCTATTGGCATTCAACGCAATGGCTGCAATTTTCTCGTTCATAATGATTGTTACGAACGGTATGTTTCTCTTCGTTTACATAGCAAGACCAATCTTACGATGTAAAGTTAAAATACTCTATCTAATGTTATGCCTTTCTGATTTTGTTTACGGTTTGTTTGCGTTCTCATTGGCGTGCATATTAACGAGCAATAAATTAGATAAACAATGTCATATCATGGATCTGTTCATATCTTGTGGTTTCCTGTTCACAACGTTAGGTGTATTGTCGATTGGAGCAATCATTCTAGAAACATATTTAGCAGTTGTAAAACCGTTTACACATGCTAATCGAAGAGATAACAAAACTGTTGCAAAAATACTTACCGTTGCTTGGATTGCATCTATCTTTTTAGTCACAACATTGAAGTTATGGTTGGGTCAGTTGTGGAACATCTACTCAATTACGTTATGGATATTTATGATTCTGTTGCTTTGTTTCATCATCTTTGTACAAACAAAAATCTATTTATGCGTCAAACGAAGCAGTATGTTACGTAGTCGCGACAGATACGCTGTTATCACGACGTTTATGTTGACATTAACATATGTTTTAAGTTTTGTGCCAGTTTCAATCCTTGGGATATATTCCAAGTTCTCGTCTCACAAAGGCGTTTTGGAAAGTTACGTGTTACCTTGGGCTTACATAATGATAGGAATCAACTGTATCACCGATCCCGTCATTTGCACGATGAGAACCCCCGCATTAAGAGAAAAGGTTGTCGAATTATTTAATCACCCAGGCAATGCACGAACAAACCCACAAATTGAACATTAA